Proteins from a genomic interval of Arachis hypogaea cultivar Tifrunner chromosome 10, arahy.Tifrunner.gnm2.J5K5, whole genome shotgun sequence:
- the LOC112715433 gene encoding coronatine-insensitive protein 1, with protein MADSLVRSGAKPKTCHIDAAMECVVRYIDDPKDRSAVSLVCRRWHQLDSLTRKHVTVAFCYTTTPERLRRRFPRLESLKLKGKPRAAMFNLIPEDWGGHVTPWVREISEGFEFLKSVHFRRMIVRDSDLELLARSRGHVLEALKLDKCSGFSTDGLLFVTRFCRNLRVLFLEESTIVEKDCEWLHELALNNTVLETLNFYLTDIAAVKFQDLELIAKNCPNLVSVKITDSEVLDLVNFFCYASALEEFSGGSYNCEPDKYNAVVLPEKLHRLGLTYIGGNELPVVFRCASGLTKLDLLYSFLDSEDHCMLIERCPNLEVLESRNVIGDRGLEVLARCCKRFKRLRIERDSDEVGTSVTHKGLIALSQGCPELEYLAVYVSDMTNACLEHIGTHSKNLYDFRLVLLDHREKITDLPLDNGVRALLMGCDKLIRFALYLRPGGLTDKGLGYIGKYSQNVRWMLLGYLGESDAGLLEFSKGCPNLQKLEMRGCYHFSERALAAAATQLASLRYLWVQGCGQSTSRGDLVAMARPFWNIELIPSRRVIANDESRGPVAVEHPAHILAYYSLAGQRSDFPDSVVPLDSTTRV; from the exons ATGGCTGATAGTTTGGTCAGATCCGGAGCGAAACCCAAGACCTGCCACATCGACGCTGCCATGGAATGCGTCGTTCGCTACATCGACGACCCCAAAGACCGCAGCGCCGTCTCCCTTGTCTGTCGTCGATGGCACCAGCTCGATTCTCTTACACGCAAGCACGTCACCGTCGCCTTCTGCTACACCACCACTCCGGAGCGCCTTAGGCGGCGGTTCCCACGGCTGGAGTCCCTGAAGCTGAAGGGGAAGCCGAGGGCGGCGATGTTCAACCTCATACCGGAGGATTGGGGTGGTCACGTGACACCTTGGGTGAGGGAAATCTCGGAGGGTTTCGAGTTTCTGAAGAGCGTTCATTTCCGGCGAATGATTGTTAGGGATTCGGATCTTGAGCTTCTTGCGAGGTCACGTGGTCACGTGCTTGAGGCTTTGAAGCTTGATAAGTGTTCTGGTTTCTCCACTGATGGCCTTCTCTTTGTTACTAGGTTTTGCAG GAATTTAAGAGTCTTGTTTTTGGAGGAAAGCACAATTGTTGAGAAAGATTGTGAATGGCTGCATGAGCTTGCTTTGAACAATACTGTACTTGAGACGCTGAATTTTTACTTGACAGACATTGCTGCTGTCAAATTTCAGGACCTGGAACTTATAGCCAAAAATTGTCCTAACTTAGTCTCTGTGAAAATTACTGATTCTGAAGTCTTGGATCTTGTGAACTTCTTTTGCTATGCCTCTGCTCTAGAAGAATTTAGTGGAGGTTCCTACAACTGCGAACCGGATAAGTACAATGCTGTTGTGTTACCAGAAAAATTACATCGATTGGGTTTGACATATATCGGAGGGAATGAGTTGCCGGTGGTGTTCAGGTGTGCATCTGGGCTTACAAAATTGGATCTGCTTTATTCATTTTTGGATTCAGAGGATCATTGTATGTTAATCGAGAGGTGCCCCAATTTGGAGGTCCTTGAG TCGAGGAATGTGATTGGAGATAGAGGATTGGAAGTTCTTGCTCGCTGTTGTAAGAGGTTTAAAAGGCTTAGGATTGAACGAGACAGTGATGAAGTTGGTACTAGTGTTACCCATAAAGGATTAATTGCTTTGTCACAGGGATGTCCAGAACTAGAATATTTGGCTGTTTATGTATCTGACATGACAAATGCCTGTCTCGAACACATTGGTACTCACTCCAAAAATCTCTATGATTTTCGGCTTGTCTTGCTTGATCACCGTGAAAAAATAACTGATTTGCCACTTGACAATGGAGTAAGGGCTTTACTCATGGGTTGCGACAAGCTTATAAGATTTGCACTATATCTGCGTCCCGGGGGCTTGACCGACAAGGGTCTTGGCTATATTGGGAAATACAGCCAAAATGTTAGGTGGATGCTGCTTGGTTACCTTGGGGAGTCTGATGCAGGGCTTTTGGAATTCTCTAAGGGATGTCCTAATCTTCAGAAACTTGAAATGAGAGGTTGTTATCATTTCAGTGAGCGTGCACTAGCTGCTGCTGCGACGCAACTGGCTTCGCTTAGGTACTTGTGGGTGCAAGGATGTGGGCAATCTACTTCCAGAGGTGATCTTGTGGCTATGGCTCGCCCCTTTTGGAATATTGAGTTGATTCCTTCGAGGCGTGTGATCGCCAATGATGAATCTCGAGGTCCTGTAGCTGTTGAGCATCCGGCACACATTCTTGCATATTACTCTCTTGCAGGACAGAGATCTGATTTTCCAGATTCTGTTGTACCTCTGGATTCTACCACACGTGTATAA
- the LOC140175620 gene encoding uncharacterized protein — MYLTDASDATRCKAFPTTLSKAAMKWFDSLPPTSVTSFEDLSRKFLLRFSIQKDKVKYAPSLLGVKQEVGEPLRDYMERFNKACLEIQDLPTEAVIMGLVNGLREGPFSQSISKRHPTSLSDVQERAEKYINMEENAKLREPSWRLGPLTQQKKKKGSKRKKRRLASTDLGDITPTLL; from the coding sequence atgtatctgactGATGCCTCTGATGCAACACGCTGCAAGGCTTTTCCGACCACCTTGTCGAaagcggcgatgaagtggttcgatagcctccctcCAACGTCGGTTACCAGCTTTGAGGACCTCTCAAGAAAATTTCTACtgcgattctccatccagaaggataaagtaaaaTACGCGCCGAGCCTCTTGGGAGTTAAACAGGAGGTCGGGGAACCTCTGCGTgattacatggaaaggttcaacaaagcgtgtTTGGAAATTCAAGatctgcccacagaggcagttatCATGGGATTAGTAAATGGACTTAGAGAAGGCCCCTTCtctcagtccatatcaaaaaggcacccgACCTCTTTGAGCGATGTACAGGAgagagcagaaaagtacatcaacatggaggaaaatgccaaACTACGGGAACCCAGCTGGCGACTGGGCCCCCTCactcagcaaaaaaaaaagaaagggagcaaaagaaaaaagaggaggttGGCCTCGACAGACCTAGGAGATATCACTCCTACACTCCTCTAA